From a region of the Chitinivorax tropicus genome:
- a CDS encoding GNAT family N-acetyltransferase translates to MSTTTLSFDAVTPADFHIIAELGHQIWHAHYSKIISQQQIDYMLTGRYTPENLQAYVDAPDRWLKLLRVGDKAVGYFSYALTRTPAEMKLEQLYLLPALHGQGLGGQMLAEVERAARTQGCRVLMLTVNKSNHSSIAVYRHRGFSVREEAVFDIGNGFVMDDYVMVKSLG, encoded by the coding sequence GTGAGCACTACCACACTGTCGTTTGACGCAGTCACCCCTGCTGATTTCCATATCATCGCTGAATTGGGCCATCAGATCTGGCACGCGCATTACAGCAAGATCATCAGCCAGCAGCAGATCGACTACATGCTCACCGGTCGTTACACACCAGAAAATCTGCAAGCCTATGTGGATGCGCCAGATCGCTGGCTTAAGTTGCTGCGCGTGGGCGACAAAGCTGTTGGTTACTTCAGCTATGCGCTGACCCGCACACCAGCGGAAATGAAGCTGGAACAACTCTACCTGCTCCCGGCCCTGCATGGACAGGGCCTGGGCGGCCAGATGTTGGCAGAAGTCGAGCGCGCAGCGAGAACTCAGGGGTGCCGTGTTCTGATGCTGACCGTCAACAAATCCAATCACAGCTCGATTGCTGTCTATCGCCACCGAGGCTTTTCCGTTCGCGAGGAGGCGGTCTTCGACATCGGCAACGGCTTCGTGATGGATGACTATGTCATGGTCAAATCATTGGGTTGA
- the tcdA gene encoding tRNA cyclic N6-threonylcarbamoyladenosine(37) synthase TcdA → MTDMDVSRRFGGIARLYGEAALTRFLGAHVAVVGIGGVGSWVAEALARSAIGTLTLIDLDHVAESNINRQLHALDATLGQAKVTAMAERIQSFNPSAVVHEIDEFVELDNVAQLFTSRFDFVVDAIDNVKVKAAMIAHCRRHKIKMITCGGAGGQLDPTQIGIVDLAKTTQDPLLAKTRSLLRREYGFSKDVKKKFDVPAVFSTEPLQYPTAASCDIDDPLPGPAGLNCAGFGSSACVTGAFGLAAASYVLRKLAQAAG, encoded by the coding sequence ATGACGGACATGGATGTATCACGCCGCTTTGGTGGTATTGCAAGATTGTATGGCGAAGCTGCGCTGACGCGCTTTCTCGGTGCGCATGTTGCAGTGGTGGGGATTGGCGGGGTCGGTTCCTGGGTGGCTGAGGCGTTGGCGCGGTCAGCCATTGGGACGCTGACCTTGATCGACCTGGATCACGTGGCGGAATCCAACATCAACCGGCAGCTGCATGCGCTGGATGCCACTTTGGGCCAAGCCAAGGTGACGGCCATGGCTGAACGTATCCAGTCTTTCAATCCATCAGCAGTGGTGCATGAGATTGACGAATTCGTCGAGTTGGACAACGTGGCTCAGCTGTTCACATCACGATTCGATTTTGTGGTCGATGCCATCGATAATGTCAAAGTCAAAGCGGCCATGATCGCCCATTGCCGTCGTCACAAGATCAAAATGATCACTTGTGGTGGTGCAGGGGGGCAATTGGACCCGACGCAGATCGGCATCGTCGATCTTGCCAAGACCACCCAAGATCCATTGTTGGCAAAGACACGTTCACTGCTGCGGCGTGAATACGGCTTCAGCAAGGACGTGAAGAAAAAATTCGACGTGCCTGCGGTGTTTTCAACCGAACCGCTGCAATACCCCACAGCTGCAAGCTGCGATATCGATGACCCGCTGCCCGGCCCGGCTGGGCTCAATTGTGCGGGCTTCGGCTCGTCAGCCTGTGTGACGGGAGCCTTTGGTCTGGCGGCAGCCAGTTATGTGCTACGCAAATTGGCACAAGCAGCCGGTTGA
- a CDS encoding ribonuclease catalytic domain-containing protein produces the protein MNVFYEEDGSFKVGNVMQAAEASFQVEAISGKRSKIKAANVLLKFNEPSLAEFMPRAEASAEEIDIPFLWECCGEDEFGFEQLAEDYFGHKPSAVEAAAVAIRLHAAPMYFYRKGKGRYKAAPADTLKAALAGLEKKRLQAEQAAKYVEQLAQFELPDAFKPLVMPLLFKPDKNTLEFKALDQACKDLQISPLRLFERCGALPDAHDYHLQMFLLEYFPKGTGFPPAPPTPIDIELPIAEAPAFSLDDSSTTEIDDAFTVQPQAGGGWRVGVHIAAPTLGILPDSPLDQIVMQRLSTVYFPGNKYTMLPDEVVQRFTLQEGQICPTVSMYIDITADFDVIGTESRVEQVRVAANLRNDVLEAQFNDETLANDTDGEYPFKTELRLLWQFACALEKRRGKYDPNRPPQVDYNFHVENDQIRITTRKRGSPIDKLVSELMIFVNCEWGGLLGKKNVPGIYRAQANGKVRMTTNPAPHQGLGVPQYAWSSSPLRRAVDLINQRQLLAVLRDEPAPYPKGSSVLFEAMRDFDATYNAYLDFQDGMERYWCLRWLKQENITDVGGVVLRDGQSVRLTGIPLVTKVAAMPELSPGTRVELSVGDVDYLSREVDCKFKGLASAPAEMLADDGDDEHTRIDADDLTEQAETTPTEQAETTVESGSDNPV, from the coding sequence ATGAACGTATTTTACGAAGAAGATGGTAGCTTCAAGGTTGGTAATGTCATGCAGGCAGCCGAGGCGTCGTTTCAAGTAGAAGCCATCAGCGGCAAGCGCTCAAAAATCAAAGCTGCCAATGTCCTGCTGAAATTCAACGAGCCCAGCCTGGCTGAATTCATGCCGCGCGCCGAAGCGTCAGCCGAAGAAATCGACATCCCTTTCTTATGGGAATGCTGCGGCGAAGACGAATTTGGCTTCGAGCAACTGGCAGAAGACTATTTCGGCCACAAACCGAGTGCCGTCGAAGCCGCTGCCGTGGCCATCCGCCTGCACGCTGCGCCGATGTACTTCTACCGCAAGGGAAAAGGCCGCTACAAAGCCGCCCCGGCAGACACGCTCAAAGCCGCACTGGCAGGCCTTGAAAAGAAACGCCTGCAAGCCGAGCAGGCTGCCAAATACGTCGAACAGCTCGCTCAATTCGAATTGCCAGACGCATTCAAGCCGCTGGTCATGCCCTTGCTGTTCAAACCAGACAAAAATACTTTGGAATTCAAAGCACTGGATCAAGCCTGCAAAGACTTGCAGATTTCTCCATTGCGCCTGTTTGAGCGTTGCGGCGCACTGCCCGATGCCCACGACTACCATTTGCAGATGTTTCTGCTGGAATATTTCCCAAAGGGCACCGGCTTTCCACCCGCGCCGCCAACACCCATCGACATCGAACTGCCAATTGCCGAAGCCCCTGCATTCAGCCTGGATGACTCCAGCACCACCGAGATCGATGACGCGTTTACCGTTCAGCCACAGGCGGGTGGCGGGTGGCGGGTAGGCGTGCATATCGCCGCACCGACACTGGGCATCCTGCCCGACAGCCCGCTGGACCAGATCGTCATGCAGCGACTATCCACGGTCTATTTCCCCGGCAACAAATACACCATGCTGCCTGACGAAGTCGTGCAGCGCTTCACTCTGCAGGAGGGTCAAATCTGCCCGACCGTGTCGATGTACATCGACATCACTGCCGATTTCGATGTAATCGGGACAGAAAGCCGTGTCGAGCAGGTCAGGGTTGCAGCCAACTTGCGCAACGATGTGCTGGAGGCCCAATTCAACGACGAAACCCTCGCCAACGATACTGATGGTGAGTACCCCTTCAAGACCGAGCTTCGTCTGCTGTGGCAATTTGCCTGCGCCTTGGAAAAACGGCGCGGCAAGTACGACCCGAATCGCCCGCCTCAGGTGGATTACAACTTCCATGTGGAAAATGATCAGATCCGCATCACCACCCGCAAACGGGGGTCGCCAATCGACAAACTGGTGTCGGAGCTGATGATTTTCGTAAACTGCGAATGGGGTGGCTTGCTGGGCAAGAAAAATGTCCCTGGCATCTACCGTGCTCAGGCAAATGGCAAAGTCCGCATGACCACCAACCCAGCCCCACACCAGGGGCTGGGCGTACCACAATACGCTTGGTCAAGCTCCCCGCTACGGCGAGCAGTCGATTTGATCAACCAACGTCAGCTGCTCGCCGTGTTGCGCGATGAGCCCGCCCCCTACCCCAAGGGCAGCAGTGTGCTGTTTGAGGCCATGCGTGACTTTGATGCCACCTACAACGCCTATCTCGACTTCCAGGACGGTATGGAGCGCTACTGGTGCTTACGTTGGCTCAAACAGGAAAACATCACCGATGTGGGTGGTGTTGTACTGCGTGACGGCCAATCCGTCCGTCTGACGGGCATCCCACTGGTCACCAAAGTGGCAGCCATGCCAGAGCTGTCCCCAGGGACGCGTGTCGAACTGTCGGTTGGCGATGTGGATTATCTGAGCCGAGAGGTGGATTGCAAATTCAAAGGACTGGCCAGCGCCCCAGCAGAAATGCTGGCCGACGATGGTGATGATGAGCATACCCGTATTGACGCAGATGACTTGACCGAGCAAGCGGAAACCACGCCGACTGAGCAAGCAGAAACGACCGTTGAGTCGGGTTCCGATAATCCTGTGTGA
- a CDS encoding TonB family protein has translation MATLSLPAGPDRSDFYFKIALGISIAAHAVLLSVKFVYPELKKLSSTTPLDVILVNSKTQSSPLNPQALAQANLDGGGNTDQNRRIKTPLPLQKDADTAQEQQVEQAMQRQQQLESEAQKLMTMINTKRSVSEPDKRTRAEQQQASGKDAKDEEARNLAMARLEGQISKDWDAYQNRPRKKFIGARTTEFRFARYVEDWRQKVERIGTNLYPVEAKQKGIHGRLQMTVEIKADGTVASVEVNRSSGHKILDEAAKRIVFQSAPFAPFPPDVRKDSDIISITRTWTFTTANKLESGD, from the coding sequence GTGGCTACTCTCAGTCTGCCGGCCGGGCCCGATCGCTCGGACTTCTACTTCAAAATTGCGCTGGGCATCTCCATTGCTGCCCACGCCGTGCTGCTATCGGTCAAATTCGTCTACCCTGAGCTGAAAAAGCTCAGCAGCACGACGCCGCTGGATGTCATTCTGGTCAACAGCAAGACCCAATCCAGCCCATTGAATCCACAAGCCTTGGCGCAGGCCAATCTGGACGGAGGGGGGAATACCGACCAGAATCGCCGCATCAAGACACCGCTACCCCTACAAAAGGACGCCGACACCGCACAGGAACAGCAGGTCGAGCAGGCCATGCAGCGCCAACAGCAACTGGAAAGCGAAGCCCAGAAGCTGATGACCATGATCAACACCAAGCGCAGTGTCAGCGAGCCTGACAAGCGCACCCGTGCTGAGCAGCAGCAAGCCAGCGGCAAAGACGCCAAGGATGAAGAAGCCCGCAACTTGGCCATGGCGCGTCTGGAAGGCCAGATCAGCAAGGATTGGGACGCCTACCAGAATCGTCCACGCAAGAAATTCATCGGCGCCCGCACCACAGAATTCCGCTTTGCCCGCTATGTGGAAGATTGGCGACAGAAGGTAGAGCGCATCGGCACCAACCTCTACCCGGTCGAGGCCAAGCAAAAAGGCATTCATGGTCGTTTGCAGATGACGGTGGAAATCAAGGCTGACGGCACCGTCGCCTCAGTCGAGGTCAATCGCAGCTCAGGCCATAAGATTCTGGATGAAGCAGCCAAACGCATTGTGTTTCAATCCGCGCCTTTTGCCCCCTTCCCGCCAGATGTCCGCAAGGACTCCGACATCATCAGCATCACCCGTACCTGGACGTTCACCACCGCCAATAAGCTGGAAAGTGGTGACTGA
- a CDS encoding cryptochrome/photolyase family protein, producing MADKTDLQVLCWFRRDLRMDDHAALYHALKSGGRVHCVFVFDTTLLSSLPKQDRRVDFIWRSVRALQYALQCAGGDLMVLHGDPTTLIPTLAERCGAQAVYCNRDYEPAATQRDQLVAAALTKMGCRFQSCKDQVIFERDEVLTQAGQPFTVFTPYKNAWLKKLTTFHVKPYPVQSYLGALATGQSAMPTMAELGFMVTDLDALQIQAGSEGASALFADFLTRIEHYHVARDFPGVKGVSYLSVHLRFGTISIRQLARAAWDVTQPVAGPGHVAWLNELIWRDFYQQILWHHPQVVNHAFKAAYDRLPFPNDAGLFKAWCDGQTGYPIVDAAMRQLNHSGYMHNRLRMITASFLVKDLHIDWRWGERYFAEKLIDFDLAANNGGWQWAASTGCDAQPYFRIFNPVTQSEKFDPKGVFIRRYVPELASCPDRFIHAPWTMTKDVSQRIGLMLGRDYPEPIVDHAKARVFALQLFSKE from the coding sequence ATGGCTGACAAGACTGATCTGCAAGTACTTTGCTGGTTTCGCCGCGACTTGCGAATGGACGATCATGCGGCGCTATACCATGCGCTGAAATCGGGTGGTCGCGTCCATTGTGTTTTTGTATTCGATACCACCCTTTTGTCATCGTTGCCGAAGCAGGATCGGCGGGTGGATTTCATCTGGCGTAGTGTCCGCGCACTGCAGTATGCACTCCAGTGCGCGGGCGGCGATCTGATGGTATTACACGGTGATCCGACAACGTTGATCCCCACGCTGGCCGAGCGCTGTGGTGCGCAGGCTGTCTATTGCAATCGGGACTATGAGCCAGCTGCGACACAACGTGACCAATTGGTGGCTGCGGCCCTCACCAAAATGGGGTGCCGCTTTCAGTCATGTAAAGATCAGGTGATTTTTGAGCGAGATGAGGTGCTGACTCAAGCGGGTCAGCCCTTCACTGTATTCACGCCTTATAAAAATGCATGGTTGAAAAAGTTGACAACGTTTCACGTGAAACCCTACCCGGTTCAGTCCTATTTAGGCGCGTTGGCAACGGGACAATCTGCCATGCCCACCATGGCGGAATTGGGGTTTATGGTGACGGATCTCGATGCGTTGCAAATTCAAGCGGGAAGCGAGGGGGCTAGTGCCTTGTTTGCTGATTTCCTGACACGGATTGAGCACTACCATGTGGCAAGAGATTTTCCCGGCGTAAAGGGGGTGTCCTATCTATCAGTCCACCTACGATTTGGCACCATCTCAATTCGGCAACTGGCACGTGCGGCCTGGGATGTCACCCAGCCTGTGGCTGGCCCTGGGCATGTGGCTTGGTTGAATGAACTGATCTGGCGGGATTTCTACCAGCAGATTCTTTGGCATCATCCCCAGGTCGTCAACCACGCTTTCAAGGCGGCATATGACCGGTTGCCGTTTCCCAATGATGCTGGGTTGTTCAAGGCATGGTGTGACGGCCAGACAGGATACCCGATCGTGGATGCCGCGATGCGCCAATTGAATCATTCCGGCTATATGCACAACCGGCTGCGGATGATCACGGCGTCGTTTCTGGTGAAGGATTTGCATATTGACTGGCGTTGGGGTGAGCGCTATTTCGCAGAAAAGCTGATCGACTTCGACTTGGCGGCCAATAACGGAGGATGGCAGTGGGCTGCCTCCACGGGCTGCGATGCACAGCCTTACTTCCGTATTTTCAACCCGGTAACCCAGTCTGAGAAATTCGACCCCAAAGGCGTGTTCATCCGCCGTTATGTGCCTGAATTGGCGAGTTGCCCTGACCGATTCATTCATGCACCCTGGACCATGACCAAGGACGTCAGCCAACGTATTGGCCTGATGTTGGGGCGCGACTACCCTGAGCCGATTGTTGACCATGCCAAGGCGAGGGTATTTGCCTTGCAATTGTTCAGTAAAGAATAA
- a CDS encoding YqgE/AlgH family protein — translation MQSVNLTNHFLIAMPNMADPYFQRTLTYVCEHNENGALGIVVNRPIDLTLESLFDQIGLSLNREDLADVPVYFGGPVQMDRGFVLHNPLGNWQSTLAMNDSFGLTTSKDILQAVGEGRGPNRLMITLGYAGWDAGQLEQELAQNAWLTVEASQDIIFEMAPEDRYEAAISRLGIAFGNLSDQAGHA, via the coding sequence ATGCAAAGCGTAAATCTGACCAACCATTTCCTGATCGCCATGCCCAACATGGCAGACCCCTATTTTCAGCGTACGCTGACCTATGTTTGCGAGCACAACGAAAATGGGGCGCTTGGTATTGTCGTCAACCGCCCAATCGATCTCACCTTGGAAAGCCTGTTCGATCAGATCGGCCTGTCGCTGAATCGCGAAGACCTGGCGGACGTGCCGGTCTATTTTGGCGGCCCTGTGCAGATGGATCGTGGCTTTGTGCTGCACAATCCGCTTGGCAACTGGCAATCCACCTTGGCCATGAACGACAGCTTCGGTCTGACCACCTCGAAGGACATCTTGCAAGCGGTGGGTGAAGGCCGTGGCCCAAATCGCCTGATGATCACACTTGGCTACGCAGGATGGGATGCCGGGCAGTTGGAGCAGGAGCTTGCACAGAATGCCTGGCTGACAGTCGAAGCATCGCAAGACATCATCTTCGAGATGGCCCCTGAAGACCGCTATGAAGCGGCCATCAGTCGGCTAGGTATCGCTTTCGGCAATCTGTCTGATCAGGCCGGGCACGCCTGA
- the ruvX gene encoding Holliday junction resolvase RuvX codes for MSGVVTALPNAGGVLAFDFGEKRIGVATGDLAVKLATPLTTIQAESNDDRFQQIGRLIDEWQPILLIVGLPSYMDGTEHDMTRLCRKFSNRLHGRFALPVRLVDERLSSAVADTMLAELGLSSRKRKPALDQVAALQILQAFFDHPEASIAHDAVQALPKQTG; via the coding sequence ATGAGTGGTGTGGTAACAGCACTACCCAACGCAGGCGGTGTATTGGCATTTGATTTTGGCGAAAAGCGGATCGGCGTGGCCACTGGAGATCTGGCGGTAAAGCTGGCGACCCCGCTGACCACCATCCAGGCTGAAAGCAATGACGACCGGTTTCAACAAATTGGTCGCCTGATCGACGAATGGCAGCCCATATTGCTGATCGTCGGGCTGCCATCGTATATGGATGGTACCGAACATGATATGACACGGTTGTGTCGCAAATTCTCAAACCGGCTGCATGGCCGGTTTGCTTTGCCGGTTCGCCTGGTTGACGAACGGCTCAGCTCGGCTGTTGCCGATACGATGTTGGCCGAGCTGGGGCTATCCAGCCGTAAGCGCAAGCCAGCGCTCGATCAGGTCGCAGCACTTCAGATTCTGCAAGCGTTTTTCGATCACCCAGAGGCAAGTATCGCACATGATGCGGTGCAAGCCTTGCCCAAGCAGACGGGATGA
- a CDS encoding aspartate carbamoyltransferase catalytic subunit, translated as MALYHPQLNSHGELKHLLTIEGLPAAILTQILDKAEDYVSVSDQEIKKLPVLTGKSVFNLFFENSTRTRTTFEIAAKRLSADVINLNIGASSTSKGETLLDTIHNLEAMHADMFVVRHAESGAPFLIAKHCKPSVSVVNAGDGRHAHPTQALLDMYTIRHYKKEFQNLRVAVVGDILHSRVARSQIHALTTLGVPEVRVIGPKTLLPKDIEKMGVQVYHDMRAGLKDVDVVIMLRLQNERMNGALLPSAQEYFKYYGLTLDKLARAKPDAIVMHPGPMNRGVEIDSAVADGAQSVILPQVTFGIAVRMAVMSILAGNK; from the coding sequence ATGGCACTATACCACCCTCAACTCAACAGTCACGGCGAGCTCAAACATCTGCTCACCATAGAAGGCTTGCCCGCCGCCATCTTGACCCAGATCCTCGACAAAGCGGAAGACTATGTGTCGGTGTCGGATCAAGAGATAAAAAAATTACCCGTGTTGACAGGTAAATCCGTCTTCAACCTGTTCTTCGAAAACTCCACGCGGACCCGTACCACATTCGAGATCGCCGCCAAGCGCCTATCTGCCGATGTGATCAATTTGAATATCGGCGCCTCCAGCACCAGTAAAGGCGAAACCTTGCTGGATACCATCCACAATCTGGAGGCCATGCATGCCGATATGTTTGTGGTGCGCCACGCCGAGAGCGGCGCTCCGTTTTTGATAGCCAAGCACTGTAAACCCAGTGTCAGTGTGGTCAATGCCGGGGATGGTCGTCATGCCCACCCCACCCAGGCATTGCTGGATATGTATACGATCCGGCACTATAAAAAGGAATTCCAGAATCTGCGTGTCGCCGTCGTTGGCGATATCCTGCACAGCCGTGTCGCACGGTCGCAGATTCACGCCCTGACCACGCTGGGTGTGCCAGAGGTTCGCGTGATCGGCCCCAAGACCTTGCTGCCGAAGGACATCGAGAAGATGGGTGTGCAGGTCTATCACGATATGCGTGCTGGTTTGAAAGATGTCGATGTTGTCATCATGTTGCGTCTGCAGAATGAGCGCATGAATGGCGCCCTGCTGCCATCGGCCCAGGAATATTTCAAATACTATGGTCTGACATTGGACAAACTGGCGCGAGCCAAACCTGATGCCATCGTGATGCATCCAGGCCCGATGAACCGTGGTGTCGAGATTGATTCCGCTGTTGCGGATGGTGCGCAATCGGTGATCCTGCCACAGGTGACTTTCGGTATCGCCGTCCGTATGGCGGTAATGAGCATTCTTGCAGGCAACAAATAA
- a CDS encoding dihydroorotase — MNIEIKNGRLIDPASGLDAVTHLYISQGRIAAIGNAPGGFTADRSIDAQGLIVAPGLVDLAARLREPGFEYKATLVSEMNAAVAGGITSLACPPDTDPPLDEPGLVEMLKHRARQLNLANVYPVGALTQQLKGQRLTEMAELTDAGCVAFSQVDQPFENNLSLMRALQYASTFGFSVWLRPQDHGLAAKGVAHDGEVASRLGLPPIPIAAETVAISTVLLLVKETGARVHFCRVSSASGLQMIRDAKQQGLPVTCDVGIHHVHLSDNDIGYFDPHYHLAPPLRSTYDRDAIRAALLDGTIDAICSDHTPVDEDAKLLPFAESEPGATGLEVLLPLTLKWAEEQCLPIDQALAKITIRSAQILGINAGLLVENVPADICIFDPEAEWKVDTKNLVSQGKNSPFAGYPMRGKVRFTLVNGQIVYQAE; from the coding sequence ATGAATATTGAAATCAAAAATGGCCGCCTGATTGACCCAGCCAGCGGTCTCGATGCAGTAACCCACCTCTATATAAGCCAAGGGCGTATTGCCGCCATTGGCAATGCACCTGGCGGTTTCACCGCCGATCGTAGCATCGATGCGCAGGGTTTGATCGTTGCCCCAGGTTTGGTTGACTTGGCAGCACGGTTGCGCGAGCCTGGCTTCGAATACAAAGCAACCCTGGTCTCGGAAATGAATGCCGCCGTTGCCGGCGGCATCACCAGCTTGGCTTGCCCGCCCGACACTGACCCACCGCTGGATGAGCCTGGGTTGGTCGAAATGCTGAAACATCGCGCCCGCCAGCTCAATCTGGCCAATGTCTACCCTGTCGGCGCACTGACCCAGCAGTTGAAAGGCCAGCGCCTGACTGAAATGGCTGAATTGACCGACGCGGGTTGTGTTGCCTTTTCACAGGTGGATCAGCCTTTTGAAAACAACCTGTCATTGATGCGTGCACTGCAGTACGCCAGCACGTTTGGCTTCAGTGTCTGGCTACGCCCACAGGATCACGGCCTGGCTGCCAAAGGGGTGGCACATGATGGTGAGGTGGCATCTCGTCTCGGTTTGCCACCCATCCCTATCGCAGCCGAAACCGTCGCTATTTCAACCGTCTTGTTATTGGTGAAAGAAACCGGTGCCCGGGTTCACTTCTGTCGGGTCTCTTCCGCCAGCGGCTTGCAGATGATCCGGGATGCCAAACAGCAAGGTCTGCCGGTTACCTGCGATGTTGGCATCCACCATGTACACCTGTCTGACAATGACATCGGCTATTTTGACCCGCACTACCACTTGGCGCCGCCACTACGCTCAACCTATGATCGTGATGCCATCCGTGCAGCATTGCTGGACGGCACCATCGATGCCATCTGCTCAGACCACACTCCGGTTGACGAAGACGCCAAATTGCTGCCCTTTGCCGAGAGCGAGCCAGGTGCAACCGGCTTGGAGGTGCTGCTGCCGTTGACATTGAAATGGGCCGAAGAGCAGTGCCTACCGATTGATCAAGCCCTGGCCAAGATCACTATCCGTTCAGCACAGATTCTGGGCATCAATGCCGGGCTGTTGGTAGAAAACGTCCCGGCGGACATCTGCATTTTCGACCCAGAGGCAGAATGGAAAGTCGATACAAAAAATCTGGTCAGCCAAGGTAAGAATTCGCCGTTTGCGGGGTATCCAATGCGTGGTAAAGTGCGCTTCACCTTGGTAAACGGCCAAATCGTCTACCAAGCCGAATAA
- a CDS encoding acyl-CoA-binding protein, producing MSDLKAQFEQAQKDILTLSEAPSNDVKLQLYALFKQATQGDVTGERPGMMDFINRAKFDAWANQKGQTVEQAMQSYIALVNKQLGR from the coding sequence ATGTCCGACCTGAAAGCTCAATTCGAACAAGCCCAGAAAGATATCCTGACTTTGTCCGAAGCCCCAAGCAATGATGTCAAATTACAGCTCTATGCGCTGTTCAAACAAGCCACACAAGGCGATGTGACCGGCGAGCGCCCCGGCATGATGGATTTCATCAATCGCGCCAAATTTGACGCCTGGGCCAACCAGAAAGGTCAGACTGTTGAGCAAGCCATGCAAAGCTATATTGCATTGGTCAATAAGCAGCTGGGTCGTTAA
- a CDS encoding DUF4136 domain-containing protein, giving the protein MKKMLAIASLLATVTGCAGTVDVVTDNEQSLVPGSKYAWGSPPPKPTITPDNADIDNDIIRDRLQRAIDIELERQGFQKGTAADARYLVSYHIGVATKQRVVSEPRFGGMMLRCGSRTCWSAYDWGIWGPPYETTRTYDYREGSLIIDFRQRDGDKLVWRGIYKNTIWDGVKLDERRVQDIVFDVLKRLPK; this is encoded by the coding sequence ATGAAAAAGATGCTTGCAATTGCCAGCCTACTGGCCACGGTTACCGGCTGCGCCGGTACTGTTGACGTTGTCACTGACAATGAACAATCTTTGGTGCCGGGGAGCAAGTATGCATGGGGTTCGCCGCCACCCAAGCCAACGATCACGCCCGATAATGCCGATATCGACAACGATATCATTCGTGATCGGTTGCAACGTGCCATCGACATTGAGCTGGAGCGCCAAGGTTTTCAGAAGGGGACTGCTGCAGATGCCCGCTATCTTGTCAGCTACCATATTGGTGTGGCAACCAAGCAGCGTGTTGTCAGCGAGCCACGCTTTGGTGGCATGATGCTTCGTTGTGGCTCGCGCACCTGCTGGAGCGCCTACGATTGGGGCATTTGGGGCCCCCCCTATGAAACCACACGTACCTATGATTACCGTGAGGGTAGTCTGATCATCGATTTCCGGCAACGTGACGGTGATAAGCTGGTTTGGCGTGGCATTTACAAGAATACCATCTGGGATGGTGTCAAATTGGATGAGCGGCGAGTGCAGGATATCGTGTTCGATGTATTGAAACGCCTACCCAAATGA
- a CDS encoding class I SAM-dependent methyltransferase: MNRTLAMTETLHAYLMQVGVRESDIARRLREETAQHRLAKMQIAPEQGQIMSLLAKLIGAKRTIEIGVFTGYSALVMAQALPEDGEIVACDVSDTFTDIAHRYWTEAGVASRIRLHLQPAQITLDALLAAGEHGRFDMAFIDADKPGYAAYYESCLQLIRQGGLILLDNMFLNGRVAQAPALDETPGIDAIRRLNAFLQQDERIDYSLLPIGDGLTVCRKR, translated from the coding sequence ATGAACCGAACTCTTGCCATGACAGAGACCTTGCATGCCTACCTGATGCAGGTTGGTGTCCGTGAAAGCGATATTGCACGTCGCCTGCGTGAAGAAACAGCGCAGCATCGACTGGCCAAAATGCAGATTGCCCCAGAACAAGGGCAAATCATGTCATTGCTGGCGAAGCTGATTGGAGCGAAACGTACTATCGAGATTGGCGTGTTCACGGGTTATAGCGCGCTGGTGATGGCGCAAGCCCTGCCAGAAGACGGCGAGATTGTCGCATGTGATGTCAGTGATACCTTTACCGACATTGCTCATCGTTACTGGACTGAGGCAGGTGTGGCCAGCCGAATCCGGCTACATCTGCAACCGGCACAAATCACGCTGGATGCCTTGCTGGCGGCTGGTGAGCATGGTCGGTTCGATATGGCATTCATTGATGCGGACAAACCGGGCTATGCTGCTTATTACGAAAGTTGCCTGCAATTGATTCGCCAAGGAGGGCTGATTTTGCTCGACAATATGTTCTTGAATGGGCGTGTTGCGCAAGCCCCTGCTTTGGATGAAACTCCGGGGATCGATGCCATTCGTCGGCTCAATGCCTTTTTGCAGCAAGATGAGCGGATCGACTACAGCCTTTTACCGATCGGCGATGGGCTGACTGTCTGCAGGAAGCGTTAA